One Brassica napus cultivar Da-Ae chromosome A5, Da-Ae, whole genome shotgun sequence DNA window includes the following coding sequences:
- the LOC106348749 gene encoding twist-related protein 1, producing the protein MELSLIAETVAFSTAKQCVAFGSSLLLLNRANHVSFTADSLVDQSPAGIVQASAAVIFPVDAIAPSPVRSSSYKTIRRIRKRRRAKRVSYGGDSEDGGDFGRFLLESGFGGSDGPFGFGGGGGGKGWNYGGGGGGGNWDESSSSSSWSDPAMEFVYEVICWIALSNCVHFAFKRIVRIVTDGEREKLNLTLSPVC; encoded by the coding sequence ATGGAGCTCTCTCTGATCGCTGAAACGGTAGCGTTTTCCACGGCTAAGCAATGCGTAGCGTTCGGGAGCTCTCTCCTTCTTCTCAATCGAGCAAATCACGTTTCATTCACCGCTGATTCCCTCGTCGATCAGTCTCCGGCGGGAATCGTTCAAGCATCGGCGGCGGTTATCTTCCCCGTCGATGCGATCGCTCCTTCGCCGGTTAGATCTAGCTCTTACAAGACGATCCGCCGGATCCGCAAAAGGCGGCGTGCGAAGCGCGTTTCGTACGGCGGCGATTCGGAGGACGGAGGGGATTTCGGTCGGTTTCTGTTAGAAAGCGGGTTCGGTGGTAGCGACGGTCCGTTCGGGTTTGGCGGTGGAGGCGGTGGGAAGGGGTGGAACTACGGcggaggcggtggtggtggaaATTGGGATgagtcgtcgtcgtcgtcttcttGGTCGGATCCGGCGATGGAGTTCGTGTACGAAGTGATTTGCTGGATCGCGTTGTCTAATTGTGTGCATTTTGCGTTCAAGAGGATAGTGAGGATCGTTACGGATGGTGAAAGGGAGAAGTTGAACCTGACATTGTCTCCGGTCTGCTGA
- the LOC106348748 gene encoding probable acyl-CoA dehydrogenase IBR3, with protein sequence MGSNTGDLVTRVQSAHLFDHDALFRYAADNVSGFPTNPSQFTISQFGHGQSNPTFLIAVGSGSSIKRYVLRKKPPGKLLQSAHAVEREFQVLKALGEHTQVPVPKVFCLCTDPSVIGTAFYIMEFMEGRIFIDPKLPNVAPERRTAIYRAAAKALASLHSADVDTIGLDKYGRRANYCQRQIDRWFKQYLASTSEGKPVRNPKMFELVDWLRKSIPAEDSTGATSGLVHGDFRIDNLVFHPYEDRVIGILDWELSTLGNQMCDVAYSCMHYIVNVQLDKEHVSEGLEITGLPDGILSMPEFLLEYCSALGKPWPAANWKFYVAFSLFRAASIYTGVYNRWLMGNASAGERARNTGVQANELVECALGYIARENVLPAHPPSGKRDVSRPSYESLVDGTGRFVPNRKVLELRGKLVKFMETHIYPMEKEFSKLAQSDLRWTVHPEEERLKEEAKRQGLWNLFIPVDSAARARRELAAIENKQSFDQLFGEGLTNLEYGYLCEIMGRSVWAPQVFNCGAPDTGNMEVILRYGNKEQIAEWLIPLLEGKIRSGFAMTEPQVASSDATNIECSIKRQGDSYVINGTKWWTSGAMDPRCRVLILMGKTDFNAPKHKQQSMILVDMRTPGIHVKRPLTVFGFDDAPHGHAEISFENVIVPAKNILLGEGRGFEIAQGRLGPGRLHHCMRLIGAAERGMELMAQRALSRKTFGMFIAQHGSFVSDLAKLRVELEGTRLLVLEAADHLDKFGNKKARGILAMAKVAAPNMALKVLDTAIQVHGAAGVCSDTVLAHLWATARTLRIADGPDEVHLGTIGKLELQRASKL encoded by the exons ATGGGAAGTAACACCGGCGATCTGGTGACACGTGTCCAATCAGCTCATCTGTTCGATCACGATGCCTTGTTTCGTTACGCCGCCGACAACGTCTCCGGTTTTCCGACCAATCCATCTCAATTCACCATCTCACAG TTCGGACACGGGCAATCGAATCCGACCTTTCTGATAGCTGTCGGCTCGGGGAGCTCCATTAAACGCTACGTTTTGAGGAAGAAGCCTCCTGGGAAGCTCTTGCAATCTGCTCATGCTGTTGAAAGGGAGTTTCAG GTGCTTAAGGCTCTGGGTGAGCATACCCAAGTTCCTGTCCCCAAAGTCTTCTGCTTATGCACTGACCCTAGTGTGATCGGGACTGCTTTTTACATTATGGAGTTCATGGAAGGAAGAATCTTCATAGATCCCAAGTTACCT AATGTAGCGCCAGAGAGAAGAACTGCGATCTATCGTGCAGCCGCCAAAGCCTTAGCTTCTCTTCATTCTGCTGATGTTGATACGATTGGTCTTGACAAATATGGCCGTCGTGCTAACTACTGCCAAAGACAG ATAGATAGGTGGTTCAAACAGTACTTGGCTTCAACGAGCGAAGGCAAACCCGTAAGGAATCCAAAGATGTTTGAGCTTGTTGACTGGTTACGCAAAAGCATACCCGCTGAAGATTCAACAGGAGCAACATCAGGCCTTGTCCATGGAGACTTCCGCATTGACAATCTAGTGTTTCATCCTTATGAG GATCGAGTTATTGGAATACTTGACTGGGAACTGTCCACGCTTGGGAACCAAATGTGTGATGTTGCATACAGTTGTATG CATTACATTGTGAATGTTCAGCTCGACAAGGAGCATGTCAGTGAAGGTCTTGAAATTACTGGACTCCCAGACGGAATACTTTCTATGCCAGAGTTTCTCTTAGAATACTGTTCTGCATTG GGGAAACCATGGCCTGCTGCAAACTGGAAGTTCTACGTAGCCTTCTCTCTGTTTCGAGCTGCTTCTATCTACACGGGAGTGTACAACAGATGGTTAATG GGGAATGCTTCAGCCGGTGAACGTGCCAGGAACACAGGGGTTCAAGCCAATGAGCTTGTAGAGTGTGCCTTGGGTTACATCGCACGCGAGAATGTTCTTCCTGCGCACCCTCCATCTGGTAAAAGAGATGTGAGCCGCCCATCGTATGAAAGCCTTGTGGATGGAACCGGGAGATTCGTTCCCAACAGAAAAGTGTTGGAGCTAAGGGGGAAGTTGGTCAAGTTTATGGAGACTCACATCTACCCGATGGAGAAAGAGTTCTCCAAACTTGCTCAGTCAGATTTGCGGTGGACCGTTCACCCTGAGGAGGAGAGGTTAAAGGAAGAGGCAAAGAGACAAGGCCTATGGAACTTATTTATTCCT GTGGATAGTgctgctagagctagaagagaactGGCAGCTATTGAGAATAAACAATCTTTTGATCAGTTGTTTGGAGAGGGGCTAACGAACCTGGAGTATGGTTACCTTTGTGAGATCATGGGTCGTTCAGTTTGGGCTCCACAGGTGTTCAACTGTGGTGCACCTGATACTGGAAACATGGag GTGATACTGCGGTATGGAAACAAAGAACAAATTGCTGAATGGCTTATTCCGCTTCTTGAGGGAAAGATTCGTTCTGGATTTGCTATGACTGAGCCACAAGTTGCTTCTTCTGATGCAACCAATATTGAGTGCTCTATTAAAAG ACAAGGTGATTCATATGTTATTAATGGCACAAAATGGTGGACAAGTGGAGCCATGGATCCAAGGTGCAGAGTCCTTATTCTCATG gGAAAAACAGATTTCAACGCCCCAAAACATAAGCAACAGTCAATGATACTAGTGGACATGCGGACTCCAGGTATTCACGTGAAGAGACCTCTCACGGTGTTTGGTTTTGACGACGCCCCTCATGGACATGCTGAGATTTCTTTTGAGAATGTGATTGTCCCGGCGAAGAATATTCTCCTAGGAGAAGGCCGAGGATTCGAGATTGCTCAG GGAAGGTTAGGCCCTGGAAGATTGCACCATTGCATGAGACTAATAGGTGCAGCAGAGCGTGGAATGGAGCTAATGGCTCAAAGAGCTCTTAGCAGGAAGACTTTTGGGATGTTTATAGCGCAGCACGGTTCTTTTGTCTCTGATCTTGCAAAG TTGCGAGTAGAGCTGGAAGGAACCAGATTGTTAGTTCTAGAAGCTGCTGATCATCTCGAtaagtttgggaacaaaaaagCTCGAGGGATTCTCGCAATGGCCAAG GTTGCAGCTCCAAACATGGCGTTGAAGGTACTGGACACGGCTATTCAAGTTCATGGAGCAGCTGGTGTGTGCTCGGATACAGTTTTGGCGCATCTGTGGGCAACGGCTAGAACGCTCAGGATTGCTGATGGACCTGACGAGGTTCATCTTGGGACCATTGGCAAGTTAGAGTTACAGAGAGCTTCAAAGCTTTAA
- the LOC106348750 gene encoding protein DEHYDRATION-INDUCED 19 homolog 4 produces the protein MDSSNSWINCPSVFSSSSRRCQQSRSDLYIGGGYEDLEGEDDLKSEFICPFCAEVFDIVGLCCHIDEEHPVEAKNGVCPVCTKRVGLDIVGHITTQHANFFKVQRRRRLRKGGGYSSAYLTLKKELREANLQSLLGGSSSFASSTNIDSDPLLSSFMFNPPSAANKSATPVTEGASATTKLSQKESLKRDIREGPLSGEDREKAKKSEFVRGLFLSTMLGDDH, from the exons ATGGATTCCTCCAATTCATGGATCAATTGTCCTTCCGTTTTCTCATCCTCTTCGCGACGATGTCAACAATCCAGATCAG atttgtataTAGGTGGAGGCTACGAGGATCTCGAAGGAGAAGACGATTTGAAATCAGAGTTCATCTGCCCGTTTTGCGCTGAAGTCTTTGACATCGTTGGGCTCTGCTGTCACATTGACGAAGAGCACCCTGTCGAGGCCAAGAACGGG GTCTGTCCTGTATGCACAAAGAGGGTGGGATTAGATATCGTCGGCCATATCACGACACAACACGCGAATTTCTTCAAG GTGCAGCGAAGGAGAAGGTTGAGAAAAGGTGGTGGATACAGCTCTGCTTATCTCACCCTCAAGAAAGAGCTTCGTGAAGCTAACCTACAGTCACTTCTTGGTGGTTCCTCAAGTTTCGCTTCTTCTACCAATATAGATTCTGATCCGTTGCTGTCGTCCTTTATGTTTAATCCTCCTTCAGCTGCAAACAAATCCGCTACACCTGTTACAGAAGGAGCCTCCGCTACAACAAAACTCTCCCAAAAGGAGTCTCTCAAAAG AGACATTCGAGAAGGTCCACTTTCAGGGGAAGATCGAGAGAAGGCGAAGAAGAGCGAGTTTGTGAGAGGTTTGTTCTTGTCAACCATGCTTGGTGACGATCACTAA
- the LOC106348751 gene encoding formin-A, with protein MEAFSNVSALLILLLLSLSLCVTSKDQTVSCTMCTSCDNPCNPVRSSSPPPTPPSGGGSYYYSPPPPTPQSSSGGGGGSYYYPPPSTSGGGKYPPPYGGYGDGGQSYYYPPASYGNYPMPPPPNPIVPYFPFYYHIPPPGDSGSERLMSSFLFVLFSVLLCFG; from the coding sequence ATGGAAGCATTCTCTAACGTGTCAGCTCTTCTTATACTGCTGCTACTGTCACTGTCCCTCTGTGTGACGTCAAAAGACCAAACTGTTTCATGCACAATGTGTACCTCTTGCGACAATCCATGTAACCCCGTCCGGTCTTCCTCTCCGCCCCCTACTCCTCCGTCCGGCGGTGGCTCTTATTATTACTCTCCACCTCCTCCTACTCCTCAGAGCTCcagcggcggcggcggcggctcTTATTATTATCCTCCTCCTTCAACTTCCGGTGGTGGTAAATACCCTCCTCCGTATGGCGGCTATGGCGACGGTGGACAAAGTTACTATTATCCGCCTGCTTCTTACGGTAACTACCCGATGCCGCCTCCGCCAAATCCCATCGTTCCTTATTTTCCGTTTTACTATCACATTCCTCCTCCGGGAGATTCTGGATCGGAACGCTTGATGAGTTCAtttctctttgttttgttcTCCGTCTTGCTTTGTTTTGGGTGA
- the LOC106454330 gene encoding thioredoxin-like protein CITRX, chloroplastic, translating into MALVQSRTLPRLTVPFSPILSTLHAPSSLFLRREIRPVASPFSSSTAGSFPLSPLTHPRKIICPPPRGKFVREDYLVRKLSAQELQELVKGERKVPLIVDFYATWCGPCILMAQELEMLAVEYESNAMIVKVDTDDEYEFARDMQVRGLPTLFFISPDPSKDAIRTEGLIPIQMMRDIIDNDM; encoded by the exons ATGGCTCTTGTTCAATCCAGAACTCTTCCTCGCCTCACCGTCCCCTTCTCGCCGATTCTGTCCACACTCCACGCAccgtcttctctctttctccggAGGGAAATTCGACCGGTAGCCTCGCCGTTCTCGTCCTCCACCGCCGGGAGCTTTCCCCTCTCGCCGCTGACGCATCCAAGGAAGATTATCTGCCCTCCACCTCGCGGCAAGTTTGTTAGAGAAGATTATCTTGTG AGGAAACTGTCAGCTCAAGAACTTCAAGAACTGGTGAAAGGAGAGAGGAAGGTGCCGTTGATTGTTGATTTTTATGCTACTTGGTGTGGACCTTGTATCTTGATGGCCCAGGAACTCGAAAtg CTTGCAGTAGAGTATGAGAGCAATGCAATGATTGTGAAAGTTGATACAGATGATGAGTACGAGTTTGCTCGCGACATGCAG GTTCGGGGATTACCTACATTGTTCTTCATCAGCCCTGACCCAAGCAAAGATGCAATCAGGACAGAAGGGCTGATTCCAATACAGATGATGCGTGACATCATTGACAACGACATGTGA